From a region of the Saccharomyces paradoxus chromosome IV, complete sequence genome:
- the HXT15 gene encoding hexose transporter HXT15 (similar to YJR158W): MLSELSSVGCNADIPNSAGADVHVQPHVEKEWSDGLDDNEVINGDNIEPPKRGLLGYLVIYLLCYPVSFGGFLPGWDSGITAGFINMDNFKMNFGSYKHSTGEYYLSNVRMGLLVAMFSVGCSIGGVAFARLADTLGRRLAIVVVVVVYMIGAIIQISSNHKWYQYFVGKIIYGLGAGGCSVLCPMLLSEIAPKDLRGGLVSLFQLNVTFGIFLGYCSVYGTRKYYNTAQWRIPVGLCFLWALIIIIGMLLVPESPRYLIEREKHEEARISIAKINMVLPEDPWVLKQVEEINAGVLAQRELGEASWKELFSVKTKVLQRLITGILVQTFLQLTGENYFFFYGTTIFKSVGLTDGFETSIVLGTVNFFSTIIAVMVVDKIGRRKCLLFGAAAMMACMVVFASIGVKCLYPHGQDGPSSKGAGNAMIVFTCFYIFCFATTWAPVAYIVVAESFPSKVKSKAMSISTAFNWLWQFLIGFFTPFITGSIHFYYGYVFVGCLVAMFLYVFFFLPETIGLSLEEIQLLYEEGVKPWESASWVPPSRRGLFSRETKAQKKDWKEILKFSKNSN, translated from the coding sequence ATGCTAAGCGAACTATCCTCTGTAGGATGTAATGCAGACATTCCAAATAGTGCTGGCGCTGACGTTCATGTGCAGCCACATgtggaaaaagaatggtCAGATGGGCTTGATGACAATGAAGTCATAAACGGGGATAACATTGAGCCACCAAAGAGGGGTCTCCTAGGTTACCTTGTCATCTATTTACTGTGTTATCCTGTATCCTTTGGGGGTTTCCTACCTGGTTGGGATAGTGGTATTACAGCAGGTTTCATTAACATGGACAACTTTAAAATGAATTTCGGATCTTACAAGCATAGTACTGGAGAATACTATTTGAGTAACGTGCGTATGGGCCTTCTCGTGGCAATGTTCAGCGTAGGATGTTCCATAGGCGGTGTTGCTTTTGCCAGACTGGCCGATACTTTAGGTAGAAGGCTGGCAATTGTAGTAGTGGTTGTAGTATATATGATAGGAGCGATCATTCAAATCAGTTCAAACCATAAATGGTACCAATATTTTGTCGGTAAGATCATTTACGGTCTTGGTGCCGGTGGTTGTTCGGTGTTGTGTCCGATGCTTTTATCTGAAATAGCTCCTAAAGATTTGAGGGGCGGGCTCGTATCGttatttcaattgaatGTGACCTTTGGGATATTTTTAGGTTATTGTTCTGTTTACGGAACAAggaaatattataatacTGCGCAATGGAGGATCCCTGTGGGACTCTGCTTCTTATGGGCCCTGATTATCATCATTGGTATGCTACTAGTTCCAGAATCCCCAAGATATTTGATTGAACGAGAAAAACATGAGGAGGCACGTATTTCCATTGCAAAGATCAACATGGTTTTACCAGAGGATCCATGGGTGCTTAAACAGGTCGAGGAAATTAACGCCGGTGTGCTTGCGCAAAGAGAATTAGGGGAAGCTTCATGGAAGGAACTTTTCTCAGTCAAAACAAAAGTCCTTCAACGTTTGATTACAGGTATTCTTGTTCAGACCTTTTTACAACTTACCGGTGAAAactacttcttcttctatggGACTACCATTTTCAAGTCAGTTGGCCTTACGGATGGGTTTGAGACCTCCATCGTTCTGGGTACAGTGAACTTCTTCTCCACTATTATCGCTGTTATGGTTGTAGATAAGATTGGTCGTCGTAAATGCCTGTTATTCGGGGCAGCTGCCATGATGGCGTGTATGGTCGTATTCGCGAGTATCGGGGTGAAATGTCTTTACCCTCATGGCCAGGATGGTCCCTCTTCAAAAGGTGCAGGTAATGCCATGATTGTGTTCACCTGCTTCTATATATTCTGTTTTGCAACGACATGGGCACCTGTTGCTTATATCGTGGTCGCGGAGTCGTTCCCTTCAAAGGTCAAATCTAAAGCAATGTCGATTTCGACGGCATTCAACTGGTTGTGGCAATTTTTGATTGGCTTCTTCACACCATTCATCACTGGATCTATCCACTTCTACTACGGTTATGTGTTTGTGGGTTGTTTGGTTGCTATGTTTTTGTacgtcttcttctttttaccGGAAACAATTGGTTTGTCTTTGGAGGAAATACAATTACTGTACGAAGAAGGTGTGAAACCATGGGAATCTGCATCTTGGGTGCCACCTTCAAGGAGAGGTTTGTTTTCGAGAGAAACTAAGGCTCAAAAGAAGGACTGGAAGgaaatcttgaaattttcaaaaaattctaattGA